The following nucleotide sequence is from Williamwhitmania sp..
GTAAGGAATGGTTCATTTATTCACATCGACAATATGGATGAGCTGTTCATGCTGTCCGATGTTTGCCAGCGAAAGAGCCTTGAAGCTCGCGTAGCCATTAGGGTTAACATGGATGTTGGCGTTTATCCAAAATGGGATAGGTTCGGGTTGAACTACGAAAACGGGGAAGCTTGGGATGCGCTCAATCGCATCATGAATAACCCCCAGTTAAAGCTAATGGGGCTACACACCCACATTGGCACCTATATAATGACTGCTGATATATACCGAATTGCAGCAACTAAAATGGCTGACTTGGCAGTTAACATCGCTCAGAAGTTTGACCATTACATCTCCTACATCGACATGGGAGGTGGGTTTGCATCGAAAAATACATTACGAGGGGCTTACCTCTCTGGCGAGGATACAACTCCATCGTTTGATGAGTATGCTGAGGCAATATCCTCTGCAATTCTCAACTCCCAAATTAGACCCGATAAACTGCCCACGCTTATTCTTGAAACGGGACGCGCGCTTATCGATAATGCTGGACACATTGCAGGAACAGTGCAGGCCAAC
It contains:
- a CDS encoding alanine racemase, whose product is IFHQEGSWAEVVSGFEYDKALSNGVKGENIIFNGPGKSFADLEKAVRNGSFIHIDNMDELFMLSDVCQRKSLEARVAIRVNMDVGVYPKWDRFGLNYENGEAWDALNRIMNNPQLKLMGLHTHIGTYIMTADIYRIAATKMADLAVNIAQKFDHYISYIDMGGGFASKNTLRGAYLSGEDTTPSFDEYAEAISSAILNSQIRPDKLPTLILETGRALIDNAGHIAGTVQANKRLSDGRRATIVDVGVNLLFTSFWYDHKIQPVKNHSGVVEETTIYGPLCMNIDVLRPSMMFPSLKRGDRFVISRTGAYNNTQWLQFITTRPNVVLIDQDREVHVIRKAETLEDVTANEAIPAHLAKPE